The following proteins are co-located in the Streptomyces bottropensis ATCC 25435 genome:
- a CDS encoding APC family permease, which produces MTVTPDATAADPAKSAASPAKSAASAAPSLRSGSLGTSDIAFFVVSAAAPLTVMAGVAPLAILMGGIGAPVGYLLAGLTLAVFAVGFTTMSRHVRSAGAFYAYITRGLGRRAGIGAALLALIGYNSMEIGVYGLLGTATRDTADALLGTRIPWLPVSLAGLLLICWAGYRSIDFGAKLLGVLLVAETGILVLLAGGVLIKGGADGLSVASFAPDNVMVSGMVAVLAFAFAAFTGFESTVIYRREARDPARTVPRATYLAIGFLGLFYAFIVWTVVQAFGDAQVVAAAGANPTALFFSAITTYVGPWAADLMRVLIVTSVLASLLAFHNAINRYGLALAEEGILPKALARVQPRHRSPYVAGIAQTVLGAIVVLAFAVADADPYTQLLLWVNTPGMLALMLLQLLAALAVPFYFRRITHTEGVLRTVVAPVVAAVLLAGAITLVVSHLDQFTGASTTVNTFLAALVPTVLVIGLVLAAWLRRARPEVYANFAAEPPAAADD; this is translated from the coding sequence ATGACTGTCACTCCCGACGCGACCGCCGCCGACCCGGCCAAGAGCGCGGCCTCCCCGGCCAAGAGCGCGGCCTCCGCGGCACCGTCCCTGCGCTCCGGCTCGCTCGGCACCTCCGACATCGCCTTCTTCGTCGTCTCGGCCGCCGCCCCGCTCACGGTGATGGCCGGTGTCGCCCCGCTCGCCATCCTGATGGGCGGCATCGGCGCTCCCGTCGGCTATCTCCTCGCCGGTCTCACGCTCGCCGTGTTCGCCGTCGGGTTCACCACGATGAGCCGCCACGTCCGCAGCGCCGGCGCCTTCTACGCGTACATCACCCGCGGTCTCGGCCGCCGGGCCGGCATCGGTGCCGCGCTCCTCGCGCTCATCGGCTACAACAGCATGGAGATCGGCGTCTACGGTCTCCTCGGCACCGCCACCCGGGACACCGCCGACGCCCTGCTCGGCACGCGCATCCCGTGGCTCCCCGTCTCCCTGGCCGGCCTGCTGCTCATCTGCTGGGCCGGTTACCGCTCCATCGACTTCGGCGCCAAACTCCTCGGCGTCCTGCTCGTCGCCGAGACGGGCATCCTCGTGCTGCTCGCCGGGGGAGTGCTGATCAAGGGCGGCGCCGACGGCCTCTCCGTCGCCTCCTTCGCCCCGGACAACGTCATGGTCTCCGGCATGGTGGCGGTCCTGGCCTTCGCGTTCGCCGCCTTCACCGGCTTCGAGTCCACCGTCATCTACCGCCGCGAGGCCCGCGACCCGGCCCGCACGGTGCCCCGCGCCACCTACCTCGCCATCGGCTTCCTCGGCCTGTTCTACGCCTTCATCGTGTGGACCGTGGTCCAGGCCTTCGGCGACGCCCAGGTCGTCGCGGCGGCCGGCGCCAACCCGACGGCCCTGTTCTTCTCCGCCATCACGACCTATGTCGGCCCCTGGGCGGCCGACCTGATGCGCGTCCTCATCGTCACCAGCGTCCTCGCCTCCCTGCTCGCCTTCCACAACGCCATCAACCGCTACGGCCTCGCCCTCGCCGAGGAGGGGATCCTCCCCAAGGCCCTGGCCCGCGTCCAACCGCGCCACCGCTCCCCGTACGTCGCGGGCATCGCCCAGACCGTGCTCGGCGCGATCGTCGTCCTGGCCTTCGCCGTGGCCGACGCCGACCCGTACACGCAGCTGCTCCTGTGGGTGAACACCCCCGGCATGCTCGCCCTGATGCTGCTGCAACTGCTCGCCGCGCTCGCCGTGCCCTTCTACTTCCGGCGGATCACCCACACCGAGGGCGTGCTGCGCACGGTCGTCGCCCCCGTGGTCGCGGCGGTGCTTCTGGCCGGAGCCATCACCCTGGTCGTCAGCCATCTCGACCAGTTCACCGGCGCCTCCACCACGGTCAACACCTTCCTGGCGGCCCTCGTCCCGACGGTCCTCGTCATCGGCCTCGTCCTTGCCGCGTGGCTGCGTCGGGCCCGGCCCGAGGTCTACGCGAACTTCGCCGCCGAACCCCCGGCAGCAGCCGACGACTGA